Within Desulfobacter sp., the genomic segment CTTTATCAATGCCCGTCACTGTATCCGGGGATTCAGGTCCCTGGGTATATTTTTCAATAAAGTGCTTGATAAGCAGGGGAATATCCTCCCGGCGGTCCCTCAAGGGCGGTATCACCGCCTTGACCACATTGAGGCGGTAATAGAGATCTTCCCTGAAATTTCCTTTCTGAACCTCTTCTTCAAGGGTCTTGTTGGTTGCTGCGATGAGCCTGAAATCCACGGGGATGGGAGCCGTTCCCCCCACCCGTTCCACTGTCCGTTCCTGGAGGACCCTGAGCAGTTTGACCTGCAGCGGCATGGGCAGCTCACCGATTTCGTCAAGGAACAAGGTGCCCTTGTCCGCCAGTTCGAACCGTCCTTTTTTCATATTGGCGGCCCCTGTAAATGCCCCTTTTTCATGGCCGAAAAGTTCGCTCTCCAGAAGGGACTCTGCAAAGGCCGAGCAGTTCACCGCCACAAGGTTCTCATCCTTTCGAAGGCTGTTGTAATGGATGGCCTTGGACACCAGTTCTTTACCGGTACCGCTTTCCCCTTCAATAAGGATTGAGGCGTTGGTTGGCGCCACCTTCTGGATAACTTCATAGAGTTCCTGCATGGGTTTGCTCTTTCCGATGATATTGTTAAACTGATACCTGGACCGGATGGCGTCCTTGAGCAGGGTGTTTTCCTGGACGATTTTATAAACGGAAAGGGCTTTGGCGATATGTGCGATCAGTGCCTCATTTTCAAAGGGCTTCAGGATAAAAGTATAGGCGCCCTTGTGCATGGCTTCCACGGCCTTTTCCACGCTGCCGAAGGCCGTCATGATGATCACCGGCAGGTCCGGTTTCAGAGCCTTTATTTTTTCCAGCAGTTCAATGCCGGACATGCCCGGCATTTTTACATCGGAGAGCACCAGGTCAATGAATTGGGTATTCAGTATATCCAGCGCCTCCATACCGCTGGAGGCCGTAAAGGCGCGGTATCCTTCTTCCGCGAGCACTTCACCGATAATCATAGGGTAGTGCTTTTCATCATCCACGATGAGTATATTTTCCATTATCTCAACTCCTTGGGGGGAACTTCATGGGCGGGCAGTACAATTTCCACACGGGTGCCGTTGGGGGATACATTAACGATTTCGATGGTGCCCAGGTGGGCCTCTATGATGTTTTTAATGATACCGAGGCCAAGCCCGGTGCCTGTTTCCTTGGTGGTGAAAAAAGGCGTCCATATTTTTTTTAGAATTTCCTCATCAATGCCCTCGCCGGTATCGGTGAAACTGATGCGGACCAGCCCGTTTTCATGACGGGTTGAAATGGTGAGTTCGCCGCAATCGTCCATGGCCTGGAAGGCGTTGAGAAAAATATTGAGGAAGGCCTGGTAGAGCATGGCCGGGTCGGCGGCGATGCCGGGGAGGCTGTTCTGGAAATCCTTGATGATTCTGATGTTTTCTTCCTTGGCTTTTTGGGCGAGAAATGCCAGGTTCTTTTCTATCACCTCCTCCACGGCGCAGGGGCGCAGATCCGCCACTTTGGGCTTTGCAAAGTCTAGAAAATCCTTAATAATATGATCCAGCCGGGAGGATTCCTCAACTATGATATCCGGGATTTGGCTGGTGGGATCCAGGCGCGCCATTTTCTTTTTCATGAGCTGGGCACTGCTTTTAATAATGCCCAGGGGATTTCGTATCTCATGGGATACGCCGGCGGTCATCTCCCCTATGGCTGAGAGGTGTTCCGCCCTTCTCAGTTTTTCCTCAAGTTTCAGGCGTTCTTCCGCCCGGTGCTCAATAATTCGTTCTCCGTGTTTGACAACAAAGCGCAGGACTAAAAAAAGGATGCCCATGATGCCGGCGCAGCTTGTCACGATGAGGCCCTGGAGTTTGAATACCTGCTGGTACTCATCGGAAACATCCCTGACGATTTCAATGACGCCGATGATCATCCGGTCCCTGGTGCGTGCCAGCTGCACTTCCTGAACCAGCGGGGCAAAGGTGACTATTTTTGTCTCCTTGGGAAACCAGAACATTAATTCCAGGAAGCTTCCCTTTTGAACAAGTTTGGAGGTGGCTTCCCCCTTCATGGCTTTTTCATAATAGACACCGCCTGCGTTTTCTTTTCCGATATCGCTGTCGTCGAAACTGTAGCCGATGATATTGTCCGTTCCATAGATATTCACCATCTCAACGTGGAAACTGTGGAGGGTGGATTTTACGACGGCATCTAGGAGGCTGTGTTGTTTTTTTTCCCTTAATTTGACTTCTCCGTGTTTATATACCACCGGTGCGACAAACCGTAGGAATATCTGATGGTTGAGATTTTCCACCAGAAGCCGGTTGTACTCTTTGCTTTTTTCCAGAAGGATGGCCCTCACCCAGTGGGCATTGAGGGCCGCGATGACGATGGTGGCCGTGAGCATGACGATCAGGCTTGATACGGTAAATGCCTTTACAAGGATAAAGGGGCGGGTGCCGGGTGTGGTGTTGGGTTTGGGAGGTGTTTTTTTCACTTTAATTTTCAGATTATAAACGGGTCTTTCTATGTCGTCTGACGGATTTTAGCCTGACAAATTCCTTAAAAATTTACTGTTTAATTCCTCAAAATGAGGATTATACTTGACTTTCAACAAATATCGTATCAAATATAGTGGTATTAATACGACATAGCAATACAAAATACAATTGCATAATCTGTTTAAATTTAAAGCATGACAGCCTGTAATTGAGGATGAAGGCGTATGGTATTGGGAAAAAAAGATCACCTTGTGGGTCTGGATATTGGATCTGCCTTTGTTAAAGTGGCTGAGCTAAAAATATCTAAAAAAGGCAATTCTCTCAAAAAATTCGGCATGGCCCCGGTGCCGGAAGGGGTTATCACCGAAGGCAGAATATCAAATATGGATGTTCTGGCCGAGATCATCCGGACATTATTTAAGTCCCAGAAAATCAAAGAAAAGAAAGTCGCGATTTCCACCGGCGGTCATTCTGTGGTGATTAAAACGATCAGCACCCCCACAGCCACGGAGAAACAATTGGGCCAGACCATCAGGGCCGAAGCGGAGCAGTATATCCCTTACGATATTGATGATGTGAATATCGATTACCAGATTCTGGGGGAAAGTGAGTATTCTCCCGACCAGATGAATGTCCTCCTGGTGGCGGTAAAAAAGGACCTGGTGGCCGAGTATATGGAACTCACCCGCATGGCAGGGCTGGTGCCCAGTATCATTGATGTGGATACTTTCGCCCTTCAGAATATTTTTGAAACCCTGCCGGATCAGGACAGTTCCCTCGTCACTCTGCTGGCCGATGTCGGGGCTTCGAAAACCTCCCTGAATATTGTCAAGGACAATAGCTCAATGATGATGCGGGACATGATGACCGGAGGCAGTCAGATTGTCGAAGCCGTGAGGGACAGTCTGGAAATCGATTATGCGACAGCTGCCGCTGTGGTTCAGGGGGAAGCAGAACCGCCCGGTGATCCAGCGGTTGTAGAGGAAATATGCGCCTCCATCACCAATGGATGGTGTGCGGAAATCTGCGAGGTGGTCCACACCTTTGAATCGGGGACCAATGAACTTCGGCTGGAACAGGTGGTACTCAGCGGCGGCGGCGGATTTATGGATAATCTGGCTCAGCGGCTGAGGGCAGAGCTTAATGTCCAGGTATCCAACATCGACCCCTTCGGGGGGCTAACGATCAATTCCAAACAATTCGGCAATCTGGATGGATATAAACTCCAGGCCCCCATCGCTTTGGGACTTGCCATGAGACGGGTGGATGACAAATGATACGAATCAACCTTCTGCCGTTCAGGCTCGCCCGGAAAAAAGAAAATATCCGGCGCCAGGTGTCAATTTTTCTGCTTTCACTTTTGCTGATAGGGGTTGCTCTTTTTTGGCTGACCCGGACCGTTGATACACAGATTAATACGATTCAGAACAGGATTGCAGCGGTCCAGGCGGAAACCAAGAAATATCAGGCAAAAGCCAAACGGGTCACAGAGATTAAGAAGAAACTCAAGATACTCAACGAAAAACTCAAGGTTGTCTCTTCCCTTAAAAGTAAAAGGGATGAACAGCAGGTGCTTCTGGAGGAGATGGCTGACCGCATCGTCAAGGACAGGATGTGGATCGAAAGTATGAACGCCGATGGAAAGAGTGTCGTGGTAACCGGAGTGGCATACGACAATCCCACCATTGCAGATTTTATGAGGCACCTTGAGAAATCACCTTTATTCCAAAACGTGGATCTCAGGCGGTCAAGGCTTCGGGATTTCCAGGGCGGGGTCCAGCTCAAAGCCTTTGAGCTTGTGTGCTATAAAAAACAGGCAGCCCCCGAGGAGCCGCCCGAAGAAAAGGGTAAAAAATAATGGCTGATAAAAAAGAATCCTCTGCGGGTAAATTACGCGGCCAGATGGACCGGATTTTTGCCGGGATTGGGAAACTGACTAAAATTCAGCGCCTGCTGATCTGCGTCGGTGCGATTTTGCTGATCGGCGGTGGATATTATTATTTTATTTTTGCGCCCCGGTGGGAGAATTTGAATGCCGCCAGGGAGGAATTGACACGCCAGGAAGACCGGTTGGCCACCTTCAAGGCAAAAGCCAGGGTCCTGCCTAAATTCGAGAAGCAGATGGCCGAAGCCCGTGAGCGGTTCAATGTCGCCATGAAAGCGCTCCCGGACAAAAAGGAACTACCCGCCCTGCTAACCAGTATTTCCGAGGCAGGAATGCGGGCTGGGCTAGAGTTCCGCCTCTTTGAGCCGGCAACGGTTGTGAACAAGGAATTTTATAAGGAAATCCCCATCTCCATGGATGTCAGCGGGGCATACCACCAGATAGCGGATTTCTTTTTCCAGGTGGCTAATTTGAACCGCATCGTCAATGTGCAGAATATTTCCATGAAAAAGGATGGCAAGGAAACGGGCGCGGTCCAGATGAAATGCTCGGCCGTCACCTATATGTTTACAGAACCCAAGGCGGACTCGGGCAAAAAAAGTAAAAGAAAGAAAAAAAGAGGGTAATGGGCATCTGTTATGGCAAAATTCATTAACATATTTTGTATGACAGGGCTGGGAATACTGATGCTTTGTCTGTTTTCCTGTGAGCAGAAACAGGAACCCGTGAAACCGAAACCACAGGTGAATGTCGTAAAAAAATCAATTGACATGACAAAAAGGGAGGGGATGTCCCAAAAGACTGCCTCCCACCAAAAAACAAGCGTCCAGCCCGTTAAAAAACAGGTTTCAGCCGACGCCGGCAAACCTGTAAAAATTAAAGCGCCCCAGGTTGAGGTCACAGGAGCTAAAGCGCCGGTATCGTCCAAGCCTGAATTGGAAAAATCCGGGCTGGAAACCACCTCAGCAGCAAAGATCGCTTCACCGGCGTCCGTTCAGCCTGGCGCGGTGACCGAACCCCAGATGAAAACAGAACTGGCTGCGGTTTCATCATCAATGATAAATTCGCTTGTCATCAAAAAGTATGATACCAAGGGCCGTGTGGATCCTTTCATTCCTTTACTCAGTGAGAAAAAGGAAGAGCCGGCAGCGGGCAAATCTGAGG encodes:
- a CDS encoding pilus assembly protein PilP, translating into MSQKTASHQKTSVQPVKKQVSADAGKPVKIKAPQVEVTGAKAPVSSKPELEKSGLETTSAAKIASPASVQPGAVTEPQMKTELAAVSSSMINSLVIKKYDTKGRVDPFIPLLSEKKEEPAAGKSEEKKPKRILTPLEKMELSQIKLVAVVEMKGRTVAMVEEASGKGYEVEIGTYMGRNEGRVSAITRDGISVKEYVKDFKGNRRERIQEIKFHKDEGGE
- a CDS encoding PilN domain-containing protein; its protein translation is MIRINLLPFRLARKKENIRRQVSIFLLSLLLIGVALFWLTRTVDTQINTIQNRIAAVQAETKKYQAKAKRVTEIKKKLKILNEKLKVVSSLKSKRDEQQVLLEEMADRIVKDRMWIESMNADGKSVVVTGVAYDNPTIADFMRHLEKSPLFQNVDLRRSRLRDFQGGVQLKAFELVCYKKQAAPEEPPEEKGKK
- the pilM gene encoding type IV pilus assembly protein PilM translates to MVLGKKDHLVGLDIGSAFVKVAELKISKKGNSLKKFGMAPVPEGVITEGRISNMDVLAEIIRTLFKSQKIKEKKVAISTGGHSVVIKTISTPTATEKQLGQTIRAEAEQYIPYDIDDVNIDYQILGESEYSPDQMNVLLVAVKKDLVAEYMELTRMAGLVPSIIDVDTFALQNIFETLPDQDSSLVTLLADVGASKTSLNIVKDNSSMMMRDMMTGGSQIVEAVRDSLEIDYATAAAVVQGEAEPPGDPAVVEEICASITNGWCAEICEVVHTFESGTNELRLEQVVLSGGGGFMDNLAQRLRAELNVQVSNIDPFGGLTINSKQFGNLDGYKLQAPIALGLAMRRVDDK
- a CDS encoding two-component sensor histidine kinase, whose amino-acid sequence is MLTATIVIAALNAHWVRAILLEKSKEYNRLLVENLNHQIFLRFVAPVVYKHGEVKLREKKQHSLLDAVVKSTLHSFHVEMVNIYGTDNIIGYSFDDSDIGKENAGGVYYEKAMKGEATSKLVQKGSFLELMFWFPKETKIVTFAPLVQEVQLARTRDRMIIGVIEIVRDVSDEYQQVFKLQGLIVTSCAGIMGILFLVLRFVVKHGERIIEHRAEERLKLEEKLRRAEHLSAIGEMTAGVSHEIRNPLGIIKSSAQLMKKKMARLDPTSQIPDIIVEESSRLDHIIKDFLDFAKPKVADLRPCAVEEVIEKNLAFLAQKAKEENIRIIKDFQNSLPGIAADPAMLYQAFLNIFLNAFQAMDDCGELTISTRHENGLVRISFTDTGEGIDEEILKKIWTPFFTTKETGTGLGLGIIKNIIEAHLGTIEIVNVSPNGTRVEIVLPAHEVPPKELR
- a CDS encoding type 4a pilus biogenesis protein PilO, which gives rise to MADKKESSAGKLRGQMDRIFAGIGKLTKIQRLLICVGAILLIGGGYYYFIFAPRWENLNAAREELTRQEDRLATFKAKARVLPKFEKQMAEARERFNVAMKALPDKKELPALLTSISEAGMRAGLEFRLFEPATVVNKEFYKEIPISMDVSGAYHQIADFFFQVANLNRIVNVQNISMKKDGKETGAVQMKCSAVTYMFTEPKADSGKKSKRKKKRG
- a CDS encoding sigma-54-dependent Fis family transcriptional regulator; amino-acid sequence: MENILIVDDEKHYPMIIGEVLAEEGYRAFTASSGMEALDILNTQFIDLVLSDVKMPGMSGIELLEKIKALKPDLPVIIMTAFGSVEKAVEAMHKGAYTFILKPFENEALIAHIAKALSVYKIVQENTLLKDAIRSRYQFNNIIGKSKPMQELYEVIQKVAPTNASILIEGESGTGKELVSKAIHYNSLRKDENLVAVNCSAFAESLLESELFGHEKGAFTGAANMKKGRFELADKGTLFLDEIGELPMPLQVKLLRVLQERTVERVGGTAPIPVDFRLIAATNKTLEEEVQKGNFREDLYYRLNVVKAVIPPLRDRREDIPLLIKHFIEKYTQGPESPDTVTGIDKDAAQVLCDYGWKGNVRELENVIERAAILCSTSNISVSDLPPHIRSPRTNTLQLDGIPEGVGLSETLAAVEKRMIQRAMEMSGNVQTKAAKILGIGKSGLNQKLKKFNLDKELKLGR